In one window of Tenacibaculum mesophilum DNA:
- the rplS gene encoding 50S ribosomal protein L19: MDLVKFVQDEFVTKNELPEFAAGDTITVYYEIKEGNKTRTQFFRGVVIQKRGSGASETFTIRKMSGTVGVERIFPINLPSIQKIEVNKRGKVRRARIYYFRGLTGKKARIKERRH, translated from the coding sequence ATGGATTTAGTAAAATTTGTTCAAGACGAATTTGTAACAAAAAACGAATTACCAGAATTCGCAGCTGGAGATACTATTACAGTATACTACGAAATTAAAGAAGGAAACAAAACTCGTACTCAGTTTTTTAGAGGAGTTGTTATCCAAAAAAGAGGAAGTGGAGCTTCTGAAACATTTACTATTAGAAAAATGTCTGGTACTGTAGGTGTTGAGCGTATCTTCCCTATTAACTTACCATCAATCCAAAAGATTGAAGTAAACAAAAGAGGTAAAGTACGTAGAGCTCGTATTTACTACTTTAGAGGTCTTACTGGTAAGAAAGCAAGAATTAAAGAAAGAAGACACTAG
- a CDS encoding 3-oxoacyl-ACP synthase III family protein: MYNSKITGLGYYVPENVVTNDDLTQFMETSDEWIQERTGIKERRWIDPKTSDDSTSVMGAKAAKIAIERAGLTKDDIDFIIFATLSPELYFPGGGVQIQDLLDMPTIGALDVRNQCSGFIYSLSVADQFIKTGMYKNVLVIGSENHSGGLERSTRGRGVTVIFGDGAGAAVLSRSEEEGKGILSSHLHSEGKFAKELMLEGPSTGRWVPEIIEANDPDDTSYYPYMNGQFVFKHAVVRFSEAIMEGLQANGLQKEDIDMLIPHQANLRIAQFIQKKFQLSDDKVYNNIMKYGNTTAASVIIALTEAWEKGKINDGDLVVLAAFGSGFTWGSVVIRW; encoded by the coding sequence ATGTATAACTCAAAAATTACAGGATTAGGTTATTATGTTCCTGAGAACGTAGTGACTAACGATGACTTGACTCAGTTTATGGAGACGAGTGATGAATGGATTCAGGAGAGAACTGGTATAAAAGAGCGTCGTTGGATAGACCCAAAAACTTCTGATGATTCTACATCAGTAATGGGAGCAAAAGCCGCTAAAATAGCTATTGAGCGTGCGGGATTAACTAAAGATGATATTGATTTTATTATTTTTGCTACGTTGAGTCCTGAATTATATTTTCCAGGAGGTGGAGTACAAATTCAAGATTTATTAGATATGCCTACAATTGGTGCGTTAGATGTACGTAACCAATGTTCTGGTTTTATTTATTCACTTTCTGTTGCTGATCAATTTATCAAAACAGGAATGTATAAAAATGTTTTAGTAATTGGTTCTGAAAATCATTCAGGTGGTTTAGAACGTTCTACACGTGGTCGTGGAGTTACTGTAATTTTTGGAGATGGAGCAGGAGCAGCTGTTTTATCACGTTCGGAAGAGGAAGGAAAAGGGATTTTATCTTCTCACTTACATTCTGAAGGAAAGTTTGCGAAAGAATTAATGCTAGAAGGGCCTTCAACAGGACGTTGGGTTCCTGAAATCATAGAGGCCAATGACCCAGATGATACTTCGTATTATCCATATATGAACGGTCAGTTTGTATTTAAGCATGCAGTCGTTCGTTTTTCAGAAGCTATTATGGAAGGATTACAAGCAAACGGACTGCAAAAGGAAGATATTGATATGTTAATTCCTCATCAAGCGAATTTACGTATTGCACAATTTATTCAAAAGAAGTTCCAGTTATCTGATGACAAGGTGTATAATAATATTATGAAGTATGGTAATACTACTGCTGCTTCGGTTATTATAGCATTGACAGAAGCTTGGGAAAAAGGAAAAATAAATGATGGTGATTTGGTAGTGTTAGCTGCCTTTGGTAGTGGATTTACTTGGGGATCGGTAGTGATTCGTTGGTAA
- a CDS encoding RluA family pseudouridine synthase, with the protein MNVSENHNVKKIITPTRLQEYAVGVFKTIPTKSGIKKAIKKGLVKVNGKTASTALYIKGGETIELLLPKENLQKKHFNFPLEVLFEDNYLAIIYKPSGVLVSGNSFATIDNALTQNLQKSTLFDTTRPRPVHRLDYPTSGLLLIGKTTESIIVLNQLFQKKEIQKIYHAICIGKIERKGEINFPIDNKKASTSFEVIETAESPRFDFLNLVKLHPKTGRKHQLRKHLFAIGNPILGDKEYFIENKILKGKGLFLHASTLEFTHPFTKETINITKELPKKFKKIFP; encoded by the coding sequence TTGAATGTTTCTGAAAATCATAACGTAAAAAAAATAATAACTCCTACTCGATTACAAGAATACGCTGTTGGAGTTTTTAAAACGATTCCTACAAAATCTGGTATAAAAAAAGCTATTAAAAAAGGATTAGTAAAAGTTAACGGTAAAACTGCCTCAACAGCCTTATATATTAAAGGAGGAGAAACTATTGAATTACTTCTTCCTAAAGAAAACTTACAAAAAAAACATTTTAATTTTCCCTTAGAAGTCCTCTTTGAAGATAATTATTTAGCTATTATTTATAAACCCTCAGGAGTTTTAGTTAGTGGAAATTCTTTTGCCACAATTGATAACGCTCTTACACAAAACTTACAAAAAAGTACTCTCTTTGATACTACTCGCCCTCGACCTGTTCACCGATTAGATTATCCTACAAGTGGATTGTTACTCATTGGAAAAACAACTGAAAGTATTATTGTTTTGAACCAACTATTCCAAAAAAAGGAGATTCAGAAAATATATCACGCAATCTGCATTGGTAAAATAGAGAGGAAAGGTGAAATTAACTTTCCTATTGATAATAAAAAAGCTTCTACTTCGTTTGAAGTTATTGAAACTGCTGAGTCACCTAGATTTGATTTCTTGAACTTGGTTAAATTACACCCTAAAACAGGAAGAAAGCATCAACTACGCAAGCATCTTTTCGCTATTGGCAATCCGATTTTAGGTGATAAAGAATACTTTATAGAAAATAAAATATTAAAAGGAAAGGGGCTATTTCTTCATGCTTCAACACTCGAATTCACACACCCTTTTACTAAAGAAACAATCAACATCACAAAAGAACTTCCAAAGAAATTCAAAAAAATATTCCCATAA
- the trmD gene encoding tRNA (guanosine(37)-N1)-methyltransferase TrmD, with protein sequence MRIDIITVEPDLIKSPFENSMMKRAIDKGLAEVHFHNLREYGFGNYRQIDDYQFGGGAGMVLMIEPIAKCIEKLQSERTYDEIIYMTPDAKTLNQATANTLSLKENIIILTGHYKGVDQRVRDKYVTKEISIGDYVLTGGELAAAVLCDAVIRLIPGVLGDETSALTDSFQDNLLSPPVYTRPSEYEGMKVPEVLLSGNFPKIEEWRSEQAYKRTKEIRPDLLD encoded by the coding sequence ATGCGAATAGACATTATTACGGTAGAACCCGACTTAATAAAAAGCCCGTTTGAAAACTCAATGATGAAAAGGGCTATTGATAAAGGACTCGCTGAAGTTCATTTTCATAACCTACGAGAATATGGTTTTGGTAATTATCGTCAAATAGACGACTACCAATTTGGTGGAGGAGCTGGAATGGTTTTAATGATTGAACCCATAGCTAAATGTATTGAAAAGCTACAATCTGAAAGAACGTACGATGAAATCATATATATGACTCCAGACGCTAAAACTCTAAATCAAGCTACAGCAAATACCCTTTCTTTAAAAGAAAATATAATTATTTTAACGGGACATTACAAGGGCGTAGATCAACGTGTACGTGATAAATATGTAACCAAAGAAATTTCTATTGGTGACTATGTGTTAACTGGAGGAGAATTGGCTGCAGCTGTTTTATGCGATGCTGTCATTCGTTTAATTCCTGGGGTTTTGGGTGATGAAACTTCTGCTTTAACCGATAGTTTTCAAGATAACTTACTATCACCTCCTGTATATACAAGACCTTCAGAATATGAAGGAATGAAGGTTCCTGAGGTATTACTATCAGGTAATTTTCCTAAAATTGAAGAATGGCGCTCAGAACAAGCTTACAAAAGAACAAAAGAAATACGTCCAGATTTATTAGATTAA
- the htpG gene encoding molecular chaperone HtpG: MSKGNINVSVENIFPLIKKFLYSDHEIFLRELISNGTDATTKLKHLISIGEAKTELGDAKIEISIDKDAKTLTIKDQGIGMTMDEVEKYINQIAFSGAEEFLEKYKDDKNETGVIGHFGLGFYSAFMVADKVEIFTKSFKDEPAAHWTCDGSPEYTLVKHDKSDRGTEIVLHIAEDSTEFLEEGKIRGLLTKYNRFNQVPIKFGTKKINDPDFTPKTTKDEDGKEVTEPHKQIEVDDIINNTEPAWTKKPADLEDEDYKNFYRELYPMQFEESLFHIHLNVDYPFNLTGILYFPKLTQNLDMQKDKIQLYQNQVFVTDNVEGIVPDFLQMLKGVIDSPDIPLNVSRSYLQADGAVKKISGYITKKVADKLSSLFKNNREDFEQKWNDIKVIIEYGMLSEEKFFSKAKKFALYPTVDNKFFTFDELVEKTKDAQTDKDGNHIVLYAANKDAQHSYIEDAKAKGYEVLLLDSPIVSHLMQKLEMESGDAKVQFKRVDADHIDNLIKKDDTVISKLSDEEKEQLKPVIEGAVNNTSYTVQLEAMDSSASPFIITVPEFMRRMKEMSATGGGMMGMGNMPEMYNLVVNTNHELVSEILNADEDKQKQLVTQAFDLAKLAQNLLHGEELTNFIKRSYELIK, translated from the coding sequence ATGAGTAAAGGAAACATTAATGTATCGGTTGAAAATATATTTCCACTGATTAAAAAATTCTTGTATTCTGACCACGAAATCTTTTTACGTGAGTTAATTTCTAACGGAACTGATGCTACAACTAAATTAAAACATCTTATTTCAATTGGTGAAGCTAAGACAGAATTAGGCGATGCTAAAATTGAAATAAGTATCGATAAAGATGCGAAAACCCTAACCATTAAAGACCAAGGAATTGGTATGACAATGGATGAGGTTGAAAAATACATCAACCAAATCGCTTTTTCTGGTGCAGAAGAGTTCTTAGAAAAATACAAAGACGATAAAAACGAAACAGGTGTTATTGGTCACTTCGGATTAGGTTTCTATTCTGCTTTTATGGTAGCTGATAAAGTAGAAATTTTCACAAAATCATTCAAAGACGAGCCAGCTGCTCACTGGACATGTGATGGTTCACCTGAATATACTTTAGTGAAACACGATAAGTCTGACAGAGGTACAGAAATCGTATTACATATTGCTGAGGATTCTACAGAGTTTTTAGAAGAAGGTAAAATTCGTGGGTTATTAACTAAATACAACCGTTTTAATCAAGTGCCAATTAAATTTGGAACTAAGAAGATAAATGATCCAGATTTTACTCCAAAAACCACTAAAGACGAAGACGGTAAAGAAGTAACTGAGCCTCACAAACAAATTGAAGTTGATGATATCATCAATAATACTGAACCTGCATGGACTAAAAAACCAGCAGATTTAGAAGATGAAGATTATAAAAACTTCTACCGTGAATTGTATCCAATGCAATTTGAGGAGTCTTTATTCCATATTCACTTAAATGTAGACTATCCATTTAACTTAACAGGAATCTTATATTTCCCTAAGTTAACGCAGAACTTGGATATGCAAAAGGATAAAATTCAATTATACCAAAACCAAGTTTTTGTAACAGATAACGTAGAAGGAATCGTTCCTGACTTCTTACAAATGTTAAAAGGAGTAATTGATTCTCCAGACATCCCATTAAACGTTTCTCGTTCATACTTACAAGCAGACGGAGCTGTTAAAAAGATTTCTGGATACATCACTAAAAAAGTAGCAGATAAACTTTCTTCTTTATTCAAAAATAACCGTGAAGACTTTGAACAAAAATGGAACGATATCAAGGTTATCATCGAGTACGGAATGTTATCAGAAGAAAAGTTCTTCAGCAAAGCAAAGAAGTTTGCCTTATACCCTACTGTTGATAATAAATTTTTCACGTTTGATGAGTTAGTTGAAAAAACTAAAGATGCTCAAACTGACAAAGATGGAAATCACATCGTTTTATATGCCGCCAATAAAGATGCGCAACACAGTTATATTGAAGACGCTAAAGCCAAAGGCTATGAAGTATTGTTGTTAGACTCTCCTATCGTTTCGCATTTAATGCAAAAATTAGAAATGGAGTCTGGCGATGCTAAAGTACAATTCAAACGTGTAGATGCTGACCATATTGACAACTTAATTAAGAAAGACGATACAGTAATTTCTAAACTTTCTGACGAAGAAAAAGAGCAATTAAAACCTGTTATTGAAGGAGCTGTAAATAATACAAGTTATACAGTACAATTAGAAGCTATGGATTCTAGTGCTTCTCCTTTCATAATTACAGTACCAGAATTCATGCGTCGTATGAAAGAAATGAGTGCTACTGGTGGTGGAATGATGGGAATGGGTAACATGCCAGAAATGTATAACTTAGTAGTAAATACGAATCACGAGTTAGTATCAGAAATATTAAATGCTGATGAAGACAAGCAAAAACAATTAGTTACACAAGCATTTGATTTAGCTAAATTAGCTCAAAACCTATTACATGGTGAAGAGTTAACAAATTTTATCAAACGTTCATATGAACTAATTAAATAG